One genomic segment of Scophthalmus maximus strain ysfricsl-2021 chromosome 3, ASM2237912v1, whole genome shotgun sequence includes these proteins:
- the bpifcl gene encoding bactericidal permeability-increasing protein — MNQKPEKPRGHLFTCRTDAKNHFPSCSDSGGPSNMFLSVTAVLMLFSCAHGENPAIQVILTNKGLQYGKHAGTDWIQKMLEHVTLPDISGKVNVGFWCSIHYTLTNTSIEKCDLPEPSADFYPDATGLKTSMSGLSVALSGQWMTHFGIIHDKGSFDMAILGVDVTSVVELGKDADGHLSVSSANCVAQVGDVDVRFHGGASWIFKRFVKHFKKRISKEIENRICPNVEELIASVEYHLQAMNVSFEVDPAMAMNLSLSTSPTIDVSSLNLGLKGEFFSEKTRADPPFEAQPFTMPEQQAFMLSVGLSEFTLNSASYVYYSYGVFQRFIDDSMIPPGFPLHLNTSLMGPYVPQLPKMFPGLLMDLHVYARDTPMFSFQPGAVKLGIQGAVKAFAIQPNGTQTPLFQLNIDLTLSSKVWIADGKVKGSVSTDNFTLTLAGSEVGSFGTDALENIARKVVEMGLEILNKRLGRGLVLPRLKRAQLVNSVLKVQEGFIALFSDADVFLTDRGFNQQN; from the exons ATGAATCAAAAGCCTGAGAAGCCGAGAGGACATTTGTTCACATGTAGAACAGACGCCAAGAACCATTTTCCATCCTGCAGTGATTCAG GGGGGCCCAGCAACATGTTTCTCTCCGTGACAGCAGTGCTCATGCTCTTCTCGTGCGCACATGGAGAAAATCCTGCAATACAAGTCATCCTGACCAACAAAGGCCTTCAGTACG GTAAGCACGCAGGTACAGACTGGATTCAGAAGATGTTGGAGCACGTCACCCTCCCGGACATCAGTGGCAAAGTCAACGTAGGCTTCTGGTGCAGCATCCACTACACACTGACGAA CACCAGTATAGAGAAGTGTGACCTTCCAGAGCCGTCTGCTGACTTCTATCCCGATGCCACAGGATTAAAGACATCCATGTCAGGCCTCAGTGTTGCACTAAGCGGACAGTGGATGACACACTTTGGCATAAT ACATGACAAGGGATCGTTCGACATGGCCATACTCGGTGTGGATGTGACCTCTGTGGTGGAGCTGGGCAAAGATGCTGACGGCCATTTGTCTGTCTCTAGCGCCAATTGTGTAGCTCAAGTTGGAGATGTGGACGTACGATTCCATGGTGGAGCCAG CTGGATTTTCAAGCGTTTTGTGAAGCATTTCAAGAAGCGAATCAGCAAAGAAATAGAGAACAGA ATTTGCCCTAATGTGGAGGAATTGATTGCAAGCGTAGAGTACCACCTACAGGCAATGAACG TTTCCTTCGAAGTGGATCCGGCTATGGCCATGAACCTCTCTCTCAGCACCTCACCTACCATTGATGTTTCCAGTTTGAATCTGGGTCTCAAG GGCGAGTTCTTCAGTGAGAAAACTCGTGCGGACCCTCCGTTTGAGGCCCAGCCCTTCACCATGCCCGAGCAGCAGGCCTTCATGTTGTCAGTGGGCCTGTCTGAGTTCACTCTGAACTCTGCCTCATACGTATACTACTCATACGGAGTGTTCCAGCGTTTCATCGACGACAGCATG ATCCCACCAGGCTTTCCTTTGCACCTAAATACCAGCTTAATGGGACCCTACGTTCCTCAG CTTCCCAAAATGTTTCCAGGTCTGCTCATGGATCTGCATGTTTATGCCAGAGACACGCCAATGTTTTCCTTCCAGCCAGGTGCAGTCAAACTGGGCATCCAGGGCGCCGTCAAGGCCTTCGCCATCCAACCGAACGGTACCCAGACTCCACTGTTCCAGCTCAATATT GACTTGACATTAAGCAGTAAAGTGTGGATTGCTGATGGAAAAGTGAAAGGCTCCGTTTCAACAGACAA TTTTACACTGACGCTGGCAGGAAGTGAAGTGGGAAGCTTCGGG ACCGACGCTTTGGAAAACATTGCCAGAAAAGTTGTTGAGATGGGGTTGGAAATACTGAACA AGAGACTGGGCAGAGGCCTCGTTTTACCCCGACTGAAACGAGCCCAGCTAGTCAACTCGGTTCTGAAGGTGCAGGAG GGATTCATAGCCCTGTTTTCTGATGCTGACGTGTTTCTGACAGACAGAGGCTTCAACCAACAGAACTGA